The following proteins come from a genomic window of Fontisubflavum oceani:
- a CDS encoding DUF1365 domain-containing protein, protein MTARIDHIAGETFHGRRGAVENAFKYSIDYVMLDAEAELSTPRLFGRNRGSLASLWDSDHGGPPKQGAGAPWAREVLAAHGLSEVANGPLYLLAQPRMLGHVFNPVSFWLAYDADHALRAVIAEVSNTFGDRHSYLCAHPDHAEITRSDTLTAAKIFHVSPFQPIAGGYTFRFDIREDRIGIWIDYATGNEGLIATLTGTRKPLITVGLLRAALRRPLGSRRVLGLIHWQALKLWWKGAKYRVRPTPPADEVSR, encoded by the coding sequence ATGACCGCGCGCATCGACCATATCGCAGGCGAGACCTTCCACGGGCGTCGCGGCGCGGTCGAAAACGCGTTCAAATACAGCATTGACTACGTGATGCTGGACGCCGAGGCGGAGCTGTCCACACCGCGCCTGTTTGGCCGGAACCGAGGCAGTCTCGCGTCGCTTTGGGACAGCGACCATGGCGGCCCGCCGAAACAGGGCGCAGGCGCGCCATGGGCGCGTGAGGTGCTCGCCGCGCATGGCTTGTCGGAGGTTGCGAATGGCCCGCTCTATTTGCTCGCCCAACCCAGGATGCTGGGTCATGTGTTCAACCCCGTCAGCTTCTGGCTGGCCTATGACGCAGACCATGCTCTCCGCGCGGTGATTGCCGAAGTGTCTAACACGTTCGGCGACCGTCACTCCTATCTTTGTGCCCATCCCGATCACGCGGAAATCACCCGCTCCGACACGCTCACAGCCGCAAAGATCTTCCACGTCTCGCCATTCCAGCCCATCGCGGGCGGCTATACCTTCCGTTTCGACATCCGGGAGGATCGCATCGGCATCTGGATCGACTATGCCACCGGCAATGAGGGTCTGATCGCGACGCTCACCGGCACGCGCAAACCTTTGATCACTGTCGGATTACTGCGCGCCGCGCTTCGTCGCCCGCTGGGCTCTCGCCGGGTGCTGGGCCTGATCCACTGGCAAGCGCTCAAGCTCTGGTGGAAAGGCGCAAAGTATCGCGTCCGGCCAACGCCACCCGCCGATGAGGTCTCGCGGTGA
- a CDS encoding MFS transporter, which produces MLASAGLPIYIHAPKFFVDEYGVGLTALAAVLFGLRLFDVIQDPALGWLAQTTRKRRAFAVTIATAILALSMIGLFAVTPPIAPLWWFALTLIGLFSSFSFLTICFYAQGVHTAGSLGDKGHLRLAAWRETGALLGVCLASVAPTVLLFTGAPFAAFATGFAGLCLVALLLMQGEWRPTPPQAQGGFRSVLADPITRRLLLVALVNAAPVAVSSTLFLFFVESALDAPGWEGPLLLLFFLAAAASAPLWSRLAQRFGARRTLLAAMVAAILSFSTVLTLGPGDTALFALICLISGATLGADLTLLPAIFARRMARVAPEAGAAFGLWSFVSKFTLAFAAVTLLPALDRVGFVAGGSNDPAALSLLTLLYALVPCVLKLAAIALLAATPCPKITQGVFDPCATGPENAIGLWAPPKVSVGRSRII; this is translated from the coding sequence ATGCTCGCCTCTGCTGGTCTGCCAATCTACATCCACGCGCCGAAGTTCTTTGTCGATGAATATGGCGTGGGCCTGACCGCGCTTGCCGCCGTCCTCTTCGGCCTCCGCCTCTTCGACGTGATCCAAGACCCGGCGCTTGGATGGCTCGCCCAAACCACCCGCAAACGCCGCGCCTTCGCCGTGACCATCGCCACCGCGATCCTCGCGCTTTCAATGATCGGCCTCTTTGCCGTCACCCCGCCGATCGCCCCGCTTTGGTGGTTCGCGCTCACCCTGATCGGCCTTTTCTCGTCCTTTTCTTTCCTGACGATCTGCTTCTATGCCCAAGGGGTCCACACGGCGGGCAGCCTTGGCGACAAAGGGCATCTCCGCCTCGCCGCCTGGCGCGAGACGGGCGCGCTGCTTGGTGTCTGCCTTGCCTCTGTGGCCCCGACAGTTCTGCTCTTCACTGGCGCGCCTTTCGCCGCGTTTGCCACGGGCTTCGCAGGTCTCTGTCTTGTTGCGCTCCTTCTCATGCAGGGCGAATGGCGCCCGACCCCGCCTCAGGCGCAAGGCGGCTTTCGCAGCGTTTTGGCGGACCCAATCACCCGCCGCCTGCTATTGGTCGCGCTGGTCAATGCCGCACCTGTCGCTGTGTCTTCAACATTGTTCCTGTTCTTCGTCGAAAGCGCGCTTGATGCGCCGGGTTGGGAGGGTCCGCTGCTCCTGCTCTTCTTCCTTGCCGCCGCCGCCAGCGCGCCGCTTTGGTCCCGTCTGGCGCAACGCTTTGGCGCACGCCGCACCCTGCTGGCGGCCATGGTCGCCGCGATCCTGTCTTTTTCCACCGTGCTCACGCTGGGCCCCGGCGACACGGCCCTCTTTGCGCTCATCTGCCTGATCTCCGGCGCAACCCTCGGGGCGGACCTCACGCTTCTTCCCGCGATCTTCGCCCGCCGGATGGCCCGCGTCGCGCCCGAGGCCGGCGCGGCCTTCGGCCTCTGGTCTTTCGTGTCGAAATTCACCCTCGCCTTCGCCGCCGTCACCCTCCTGCCCGCGCTCGACCGGGTCGGATTTGTCGCAGGCGGTTCCAACGATCCGGCGGCTTTGTCGCTCCTGACCCTCCTTTACGCCCTGGTTCCTTGTGTGTTGAAACTGGCGGCGATTGCCCTCTTGGCGGCCACACCCTGCCCGAAGATAACCCAAGGAGTCTTTGACCCATGCGCGACTGGACCGGAAAACGCTATTGGCTTGTGGGCGCCTCCGAAGGTCTCGGTCGGGCGCTCGCGCATCATATGA
- a CDS encoding SDR family NAD(P)-dependent oxidoreductase, whose protein sequence is MRDWTGKRYWLVGASEGLGRALAHHMSRAGVDLVLSARNEDRLQDLVAELPGRASYVPIDISNTASVKAAAEEVGEIDGFVFLAGVYWPQSAREWDADQVEAMFDINLTGAARCLGQVVPQFVARDRGHIVLTGSLSAFRGLPGAIGYSASKAGMMSLAQSMYLDLRNTGVEVQSVNPGFIKTRLTDKNTISMPFIMEPDDAAAVMFEHMNTDQFQRSFPWAFSLLFRGSVFLPNWLYVRLFG, encoded by the coding sequence ATGCGCGACTGGACCGGAAAACGCTATTGGCTTGTGGGCGCCTCCGAAGGTCTCGGTCGGGCGCTCGCGCATCATATGAGCCGCGCCGGTGTCGATCTGGTCCTCAGCGCGCGGAATGAAGACCGGCTGCAAGACCTGGTGGCCGAATTGCCGGGGCGTGCGTCTTATGTCCCGATCGACATCTCCAACACCGCCTCGGTCAAAGCCGCTGCGGAAGAGGTGGGCGAAATTGACGGGTTTGTCTTCCTTGCCGGGGTCTATTGGCCGCAATCCGCGCGGGAGTGGGATGCCGATCAGGTGGAGGCGATGTTCGACATCAACTTGACCGGCGCCGCGCGCTGTCTTGGCCAGGTTGTGCCGCAGTTTGTTGCTCGCGACCGCGGCCATATCGTGCTCACCGGGTCACTGTCGGCGTTTCGGGGCTTGCCCGGTGCCATCGGCTATTCCGCGTCGAAGGCGGGGATGATGTCGCTGGCGCAGTCGATGTATCTCGATTTGCGGAACACAGGCGTTGAGGTGCAATCGGTCAACCCCGGCTTCATCAAAACCCGCCTGACCGATAAAAACACCATCTCCATGCCGTTCATCATGGAGCCAGATGACGCCGCCGCCGTAATGTTCGAACACATGAACACCGATCAGTTTCAGCGCAGTTTCCCTTGGGCGTTTAGCCTCTTGTTCCGGGGGAGTGTGTTCCTACCGAATTGGCTTTATGTCCGTCTTTTCGGTTGA